A stretch of uncultured Campylobacter sp. DNA encodes these proteins:
- the thiC gene encoding phosphomethylpyrimidine synthase ThiC gives MTESCVTQIYFAKRGEVTPQMREVAQSERMDVRALCDLIAQGRAIIPANVNHKSLKPIGIGRALRCKINANIGSSGTTSDIEGELEKLEACLKYGADTVMDLSTGGDLDEIRAAIIERSPVPIGTVPVYQMVHELGDIKNLKTSAILSTIEKQARQGVDYFTIHAGFKLEFMPLLSRRKMGIVSRGGSLIASWMMKFHKQNPFYEAFDEICDICAAYDVSLSLGDGLRPGCLYDATDKAQLSELEILGELALRANEKNVQVMIEGPGHIPFNEIELNMQLERKLCRDAPFYVLGPLPTDIGAGYDHISSAIGGTMAAYCGASMLCYVTPKEHLGLPNAKDVREGIIAHKIAAHAADVALGKAGAIERDHAMSDARYGFDWNRQFELSFDLDHARELHDESLGDEIYKGAEFCSMCGPKFCAYKISRNLTENKEKE, from the coding sequence ATGACCGAAAGCTGCGTAACGCAGATCTATTTTGCAAAAAGAGGCGAAGTGACGCCGCAGATGAGAGAGGTCGCGCAAAGCGAGCGCATGGACGTGCGGGCCTTGTGCGATCTCATCGCGCAAGGAAGAGCGATCATCCCCGCAAACGTTAATCACAAAAGCTTAAAGCCTATCGGTATCGGGCGCGCGCTGCGGTGCAAGATCAACGCCAACATCGGCTCTTCTGGCACGACGAGCGATATTGAGGGCGAGCTGGAAAAGCTTGAGGCTTGCTTAAAGTACGGCGCCGATACGGTGATGGATCTTAGTACGGGCGGCGATCTGGACGAGATCCGCGCCGCGATAATCGAGCGCTCGCCCGTACCCATAGGCACGGTGCCGGTCTATCAGATGGTCCATGAGCTGGGCGATATTAAAAATTTAAAAACGAGCGCTATTCTTAGCACGATCGAGAAGCAGGCGCGGCAGGGAGTGGATTATTTCACGATCCACGCGGGCTTTAAGCTCGAGTTTATGCCGCTGCTGTCCCGTCGCAAGATGGGTATCGTAAGCAGAGGAGGCTCGCTGATAGCGTCGTGGATGATGAAATTTCATAAGCAAAACCCCTTTTACGAAGCGTTTGATGAAATTTGCGATATCTGCGCCGCTTACGACGTATCGCTATCTCTAGGCGACGGCTTGCGCCCGGGCTGCTTATACGACGCGACCGATAAAGCGCAGCTTAGCGAGCTTGAAATTTTAGGCGAGCTGGCCCTGCGCGCGAATGAAAAAAACGTGCAGGTGATGATCGAGGGTCCGGGGCACATTCCGTTTAACGAGATCGAGCTAAATATGCAGCTAGAGCGCAAGCTCTGCCGCGACGCGCCGTTTTACGTGCTGGGGCCGCTTCCGACCGACATCGGTGCAGGCTACGATCACATCAGCTCGGCTATCGGCGGGACGATGGCTGCGTATTGCGGCGCAAGCATGCTCTGCTACGTAACGCCGAAGGAGCATCTGGGGCTTCCTAATGCAAAAGACGTCAGAGAGGGTATCATCGCGCACAAAATCGCCGCTCATGCCGCAGACGTCGCGCTAGGCAAAGCGGGCGCGATAGAGCGCGATCACGCGATGAGCGATGCGAGGTATGGTTTTGATTGGAACAGGCAGTTTGAGCTTAGCTTCGATCTAGATCATGCGCGCGAGCTACACGACGAGAGCCTGGGCGATGAAATTTACAAGGGCGCGGAGTTTTGCTCGATGTGCGGGCCGAAATTTTGCGCATATAAAATCAGTAGAAATTTAACCGAAAATAAGGAGAAGGAATGA